In Desulfobacter hydrogenophilus, the genomic stretch GGATCCCACCGGCGGTCGGTTTGGCATGGGCCGGATTATTGCCCAGGCGGATATCCATCCCGATGACTGGTTTTTGACCTGCCATTTTATTGATGACATGGTGATGCCGGGCACCCTGATGTATGAGTGTTGTGCACATACCCTGCGGGTTTTTGTCCAGCGCATGGGCTGGGTTCTGCCGGATGACGGCATCTGCTATGATGTGCTGGAAAAAAACGAAAGTGATTTGAAGTGCCGGGGGCCTGTGACCCGCGCCACAAAAAAAACCCTTTACGACATTGAAATAAAATCAATCGGATATGAACCCCAGCCTTTTGTGACGGCGGATGCCCATATGTTTTCAGATGATCTTGAAATTGTGTTTTACAAGGATATGGGGATAAAACTTACTGGGTTGACCCGCCAGGATCTTGAGGCGTACTGGAGGAAAAAATGAAGTACGACAAGGTGTTTATTGAATCCTTTGGATATGAGCTGGCACCCCACATCGTGACCAGCCGGGAAATTGATGAAAAACTCACTCCTTTTTTTGAGACTGTTGGGTTTGTGCCCGGCCAGCTGGAGGCATTGACCGGTATCCGGGAACGCCGATACTGGGATAAGGAGCATACCCTGGCCGAACATGCGGCCGTGGCAGGTCAACGGGCTCTGGATGAAGCAGATATTAATCCCAAAGAACTGGGGGCCCTTTGTTTTTGCGGGGTGTGCCAGGACGGATTTGAACCGGCTACATCCTGTGCGGTGGCAGACAAAATCGGTGTGGGGCCAAGAACCCATGTCTATGACGTAAAATCTGCCTGCCTTGGCATGATCACGGGCATGGTTCATGTGGCCAATGAGATCCAGCTCGGGCATATTAAGGCGGGACTCGTGGTCTCCTGCGAATCGGCCCGGCAGATTGTTGACGCCACCATTGAAGAGATAAACACCCACAAAAGCATTGACTTTTATAGAAGGGCTGTGGCCACCATGACCGGGGGCTCCGGAGCCGCGGCAATTCTGCTCACCGACGGGACCCTGGGCAAATCTTCGACGCCGCGTCATAAAATCAAAGGCGGGGTGGTGAACAATACCATCCGTCATTGGGATCTTTGTTACTGGGGATTTGAACACAAGGGCATGCCCACAGATTCAAGGGTGATTATGCGCACCGATGCCCAGAAAGTGCTTGATCACGGCACGGAACTGGCCATGGAAACCTATGACTTATTTCGCAACGAGTTGGCGTTGCCTGAAAATAAGCCGGATAAATTTGTTGCCCATCAGGTCGGGGAGGGCCATCATAACAAATTTTATACGGCCATGAAAATTGACCGAAAAAAGGATTTTATCACCTTTCCTTTCCTGGGAAATGTGGGGTCCGTGTCCCTGCCGATTTCAGCGGCCATTGCCGATGAACGCGGATTTCTTGTGCCCGGCGATTTTGTGGCCTTTTTAGGGGTGGGGTCCGGACTTAACTGCTATTTTCTGGGGGTTGAATGGTAACAAGGACAATAAACGGACAGCTGACTTCCACCGCAGGGTTTGAGGAGCTTTACCCCTTTGAACCCCATTATGCCGATATTAACGGGCATAAAATGCATTATGTGGATCAGGGCAAGGGCAGGCCTGTGCTTATGGTCCACGGCAACCCCACCTGGTCCTTTTATTTCCGCCATCTGATCACCGGCCTTTCCGCTGGTTTTAGAACCATTGCCCCGGATCATATCGGGTGTGGTTTTTCAGACAAGCCGTCGGCTAAAACGTATGATTACACCTTGGATCAAAGGGTGGCGGACCTGGATGCCCTTGTCAGACGGCTGAATATTAATGAAAAAATATCGCTGATCGTGCATGATTGGGGCGGAATGATCGGACTTGCCTGGGCCTTGGACAACCTGGACCGGGTGGATAAAATTGTCATCACCAACACATCGGGATTTTTCCTGCCGGCGTCCAAGCGCTTTCCGACAGCGCTATGGGCCATAAAATATCTTGCCCCCTTTGCTGTACCTGCTGTTTTAGGTGCCAACCTTTTTGCCCGGGGCGCCTTGTATCTTGCCCCGGAAACCCGGCTGCCCCAATCTGTTAAAAAAGGTCTTGTTGCCCCGTACAATAGTTGGGCAAATCGCATTGCCACCTTAAAATTTGTCCAGGATATACCGATAACAGCAAACGACAGAAGTTATGCCAGAGTCCAGAAAGTGGATCAGGGGCTTAACGCCCTTAGCCCGGATCAGCTCATGTTTTTATGGGGAACCCGGGATTTTGTTTTTGATATTCATTTCCTTGAGGAATTTAAAAACAGATTTCCCCGATCCCGTGCCCATGTATTTGAGGATGCCGGCCATTACCTGTTCGAAGATAAGCCCGGGCCTACCCTTGAATTGATTCAAAACTTTTTGTCCTGACATTTTCTTTTGTATTTTGACTTTCAGATTCATGCCGGATAAATTGGGGTGTTATGGGACTATTAAAAAAGAAAAAAAAGGATGAACCCACGGAGCCGGCTGCCGAGGAACAGGTCGGTGACGAGTCCACGTCAGCCAAACCCAAGAAAAAATCTTTGTTAAAAAAGCTGATTATTATTCTGCTTAGTCTGGGCATTCTTGGGGGGGGCGGATTCTTTGTGTACACCAAGTTTCTTTCAGGTTCCGGTACCGAAGACGGTCGGGTTTATCAACCTGTAGCCCTTGCCCATGTCACCCTGCCCCACGAGATGCTCGCCTTTTGTTTCCACCGCATGCCCGGACTTTACGATGCCCTGGTGGCCTTCAACATAGAAATGGTTTTATTTGATGCTGAAATTGCCCGTATTGATGCCGTGGGCACCAAGTACCCCGATCAAAAAAAGATTACCGACAGCCAGAAAAAAGTATGGGACAAAGGCATGCAGTCTTTAAAAAAATCCTTTGAAAAATTGGAAAAACCCATTAAAGAAACCTTTGTACTGTTCCAGGTCAACCCGACCCAGGGACAGGAAAAAATTGATCAGACTGCTGAACAGATGATCCAGGTCGCCAACCAAGCCCTGGAAAAAGCCCAGGAACTGACAGCGCCGCTAAAGGACGCCATGCCCAAAGCCCCCGAAGGTATGATCAAAGGAACCCTGTATAAAATAAAAAAGATGTTTTTATGACACGCTATACAAATATTGCCCAAAGCCTGAAACAATCCGCTGACATCCATCCATTCAAACGTGCCGTGGTCTACCCTGCCTCACGGGATCGCTCCGGGCGGGTTCTTTACAGCCAGCTGACTTTTTGTCAGCTTGACCAGCAGTCCGATTGCCTTGCCGCAGGTCTTGACAGCATCGGCATTGGCCGGGGGACCCGCACCATTTTGATGGTGACCCCTGGCATGGATTTTTTTCTTACGGTGTTTGCCATGTTCAAGGTCGGGGCAGTGCCCGTGGTGGTGGATCCGGGCATGGGTATTGACCGGATGCTGCAATGCCTTTCCCAAAGCCGACCCAAGGCCTTTATCGGCATTGAAAAGGCCCATGTGCTTCGAACCCTGCGCCCCGGATATTTTAAAACGGTGAAGCGATGGGTGACCGTGGGCAGAAAATGGTTCTGGGGCGGGCACACCCTGAACCAGCTGATGAACAGGTTCCCGGGCACACCTTTCAAACAGGTGCAGACCACGGAGAATGAAATAGCGGCCATTGTATTTACCACCGGCTCCACAGGTCCTGCCAAGGGCGTCATATACACCCATGGGAATTTTGAGGCCCAGATTCGTCAAATTCAGTCCCATTTTCAGATTGCGCCCGATGAGGTGGACCTGCCCACTTTTCCGCTCTTTGCTTTGTTTGATCCTGCCCTGGGCATGACTGCCGTGATCCCGGATATGGACCCCACCAAACCGGCCCTGGTGAATCCGGTAAAAATTATCGAGGCCATTGAAAATCATGGTGTGACCAATATGTTTGCATCTCCGGCCCTGTTGAACCGGGTGGGAAAATACGGCCGGGAAAATGAGATCAAACTGCCGTCATTGCGCCGGGTGGTTTCCGCAGGCGCCCCTGTCAGTCCGGCCAATATTGAACAGTTTTCATCCATGCTGTCCGATAATATCCAGATTCACACACCCTACGGAGCCACGGAAGCGGTTCCTATCATATCCATCGGTTCCCATGAGATCCTGTCGGAAACCAGAAAACTTTCGGAGCAGGGCTTTGGCATGTGCGTGGGCCGGCCCATCGCAGATACAAAAGTGAAATTGATCGAGATTTCCGACGAGCCCATCACCCAGATCCAATATGTTCAGGAGGTGCCTGAAAATCAGGTGGGGGAAATAACGGTAAAGGCAGATCTTGT encodes the following:
- a CDS encoding fatty acid CoA ligase family protein, giving the protein MTRYTNIAQSLKQSADIHPFKRAVVYPASRDRSGRVLYSQLTFCQLDQQSDCLAAGLDSIGIGRGTRTILMVTPGMDFFLTVFAMFKVGAVPVVVDPGMGIDRMLQCLSQSRPKAFIGIEKAHVLRTLRPGYFKTVKRWVTVGRKWFWGGHTLNQLMNRFPGTPFKQVQTTENEIAAIVFTTGSTGPAKGVIYTHGNFEAQIRQIQSHFQIAPDEVDLPTFPLFALFDPALGMTAVIPDMDPTKPALVNPVKIIEAIENHGVTNMFASPALLNRVGKYGRENEIKLPSLRRVVSAGAPVSPANIEQFSSMLSDNIQIHTPYGATEAVPIISIGSHEILSETRKLSEQGFGMCVGRPIADTKVKLIEISDEPITQIQYVQEVPENQVGEITVKADLVTEQYFNDTNADLLAKIPDTDGKVWHRMGDLGWKDSKGRIWFCGRKAHRIETGKETLFTIPVEAIFNNHEKVYRSALTGVGPKNRQMPVVFVEPFEKISDEKQFIQELSDLAGKNPLTAGIEYIFIEYKFPVDIRHNSKIFREKLAIKARELITG
- a CDS encoding alpha/beta fold hydrolase, whose translation is MVTRTINGQLTSTAGFEELYPFEPHYADINGHKMHYVDQGKGRPVLMVHGNPTWSFYFRHLITGLSAGFRTIAPDHIGCGFSDKPSAKTYDYTLDQRVADLDALVRRLNINEKISLIVHDWGGMIGLAWALDNLDRVDKIVITNTSGFFLPASKRFPTALWAIKYLAPFAVPAVLGANLFARGALYLAPETRLPQSVKKGLVAPYNSWANRIATLKFVQDIPITANDRSYARVQKVDQGLNALSPDQLMFLWGTRDFVFDIHFLEEFKNRFPRSRAHVFEDAGHYLFEDKPGPTLELIQNFLS
- a CDS encoding 3-oxoacyl-ACP synthase III is translated as MKYDKVFIESFGYELAPHIVTSREIDEKLTPFFETVGFVPGQLEALTGIRERRYWDKEHTLAEHAAVAGQRALDEADINPKELGALCFCGVCQDGFEPATSCAVADKIGVGPRTHVYDVKSACLGMITGMVHVANEIQLGHIKAGLVVSCESARQIVDATIEEINTHKSIDFYRRAVATMTGGSGAAAILLTDGTLGKSSTPRHKIKGGVVNNTIRHWDLCYWGFEHKGMPTDSRVIMRTDAQKVLDHGTELAMETYDLFRNELALPENKPDKFVAHQVGEGHHNKFYTAMKIDRKKDFITFPFLGNVGSVSLPISAAIADERGFLVPGDFVAFLGVGSGLNCYFLGVEW